In Edaphobacter paludis, a single window of DNA contains:
- a CDS encoding universal stress protein: MPSTIKSPFHVILFATDLSDHSAAALRYAASVATAYGAKLFLVHVLDPDITPTDSSPSDLRNLAQSAMSELKGICQSLLATHGITAQAIVRYGNVRDVIFQVQQECSADIVVLGSSGKKISRGNTLGSTAEAVLRSMPCNVLTIGPHIEWHPFSTKAQAILFPTDLSADSLAALPTAVSMATSLSARLLLLHVCDPYELHSCFGGEVDCKKKLREVAASTETQELRVEYSAEEGRIAERTLSFAKEKHVDLIVMAIHQGNLDDGTRLHGIVSDIVRESQCPVFTVARHVDASLAPPQGTSK; this comes from the coding sequence ATGCCAAGCACAATCAAATCACCGTTTCACGTTATCCTCTTCGCCACCGATCTATCTGACCACTCGGCAGCCGCGCTACGCTATGCGGCGAGCGTGGCTACCGCCTACGGAGCTAAGCTCTTCCTGGTCCACGTGCTTGATCCAGATATCACACCGACGGATTCCTCTCCTTCAGATCTTCGCAATCTCGCACAATCTGCAATGAGTGAATTGAAGGGTATCTGCCAAAGCCTCTTGGCAACTCATGGAATTACCGCGCAGGCGATCGTTCGCTATGGCAACGTCAGGGACGTGATCTTTCAGGTTCAGCAAGAGTGTTCAGCGGATATTGTTGTGCTTGGGTCAAGTGGGAAGAAGATCAGTCGGGGCAACACGCTGGGTTCAACCGCGGAGGCCGTTCTTCGCAGTATGCCATGCAATGTCCTTACCATCGGCCCCCATATCGAATGGCACCCTTTTTCGACAAAAGCGCAGGCGATCCTCTTTCCGACGGATCTTTCTGCAGATTCACTCGCTGCGCTCCCGACCGCTGTTTCAATGGCTACCAGTCTTTCAGCAAGGCTGTTACTGCTCCACGTCTGTGACCCATACGAGCTCCATTCCTGTTTCGGAGGTGAAGTGGATTGCAAAAAGAAACTGCGGGAAGTTGCTGCATCCACTGAAACTCAGGAACTGCGAGTGGAATATTCCGCGGAAGAAGGCCGGATCGCGGAACGAACACTATCGTTCGCTAAAGAAAAACATGTTGATTTGATTGTGATGGCAATACATCAAGGCAACCTGGACGATGGAACGCGATTGCATGGAATTGTGTCTGATATTGTGAGAGAGTCGCAGTGCCCTGTCTTTACCGTGGCTCGTCACGTGGATGCTTCCTTAGCTCCGCCGCAAGGGACTTCGAAATGA
- the groL gene encoding chaperonin GroEL (60 kDa chaperone family; promotes refolding of misfolded polypeptides especially under stressful conditions; forms two stacked rings of heptamers to form a barrel-shaped 14mer; ends can be capped by GroES; misfolded proteins enter the barrel where they are refolded when GroES binds), whose translation MSCKQLFFESEAREKILKGATLLANAVRVTLGPKSKCVLIEKAFGRPIVCNDGVTIAKEITLKCPEENLGASMMREAAERTGDAVGDGTSTATILAFAILTEGLRNITAGTSAIDLKRGLDRGLKLAVQTIHSLSRPVASRKERVQVAAISAHNDSSIGELVADALEKVGIEGVVSIEESKGIETVLDVVEGMQFDRGYLSAYFVTNAEKMQAVLDEPYILLSEKKLSTVQDLVPVLEQIAKTGRSLLIVADDIDGEALATLVVNKLRGTLISAAVKAPGYGERRKAMLQDVAILTGGKFLAEELGIKLPDITLADLGTAKRVVIDRETTTIIVGGGAREAIEGRCNEIRREIEKCTSDYDREKLQERLAKLAGGVAVIRVGAPSETEMKNRKEAFEDAVSATKAAIAEGIVPGGGLVLLRAVDAITQEEAKCDGDERIGLRVLNHALEAPTRQIAINSSVDEGVVVERMRTGTGNYGFDAATGTYVDLMEAGIIDPTKVVRIALENAVSVASILLLTEATITDIPEDGTKNSPGQYVDV comes from the coding sequence ATGTCATGCAAACAGCTCTTCTTCGAATCGGAAGCACGCGAAAAGATTCTCAAGGGCGCGACATTGCTGGCCAACGCAGTACGTGTGACTCTCGGACCAAAGTCAAAGTGTGTCCTTATTGAGAAAGCCTTCGGAAGGCCCATCGTGTGCAATGACGGAGTGACCATCGCGAAGGAAATTACTCTCAAGTGCCCTGAAGAAAACCTTGGAGCCAGCATGATGCGCGAGGCAGCCGAACGGACCGGCGATGCAGTAGGGGATGGAACAAGTACCGCGACCATTCTGGCCTTCGCTATTCTCACTGAAGGATTGCGGAACATCACTGCCGGCACGAGTGCCATTGATTTGAAGCGCGGCTTGGACCGCGGCCTGAAGCTGGCAGTACAGACCATTCATTCTCTGTCTCGGCCGGTAGCCAGCCGCAAAGAACGTGTTCAGGTTGCGGCGATCTCTGCCCATAATGATTCAAGTATCGGGGAGCTAGTGGCCGATGCCTTGGAGAAGGTCGGCATAGAGGGGGTTGTGTCGATAGAAGAAAGCAAAGGCATCGAGACAGTTCTAGATGTGGTCGAAGGGATGCAGTTTGACCGCGGCTACCTGTCCGCATATTTCGTTACAAACGCGGAGAAGATGCAAGCGGTTCTCGACGAACCCTACATCTTATTAAGCGAGAAAAAGTTGAGCACGGTTCAGGATCTCGTTCCTGTGTTGGAACAGATTGCGAAGACAGGGCGGTCATTGCTGATAGTTGCTGATGACATTGACGGCGAAGCGCTGGCCACACTCGTTGTCAATAAATTGCGGGGAACCCTTATATCTGCGGCTGTCAAGGCCCCAGGCTATGGGGAGCGGCGGAAGGCTATGTTACAGGATGTTGCTATCCTGACCGGCGGAAAGTTTCTTGCCGAAGAACTCGGAATCAAGCTCCCAGACATCACACTCGCCGACTTAGGAACTGCAAAGCGTGTAGTCATAGATCGCGAGACAACGACCATCATTGTGGGTGGCGGGGCGAGGGAAGCGATCGAGGGCCGCTGCAATGAGATACGCAGGGAGATCGAGAAGTGTACATCCGACTATGACCGAGAGAAATTGCAGGAGCGCCTGGCGAAACTGGCAGGAGGTGTTGCCGTAATTAGAGTGGGCGCCCCTTCAGAAACCGAAATGAAAAATCGAAAAGAGGCTTTTGAAGATGCTGTTAGCGCAACAAAGGCAGCTATTGCTGAGGGCATTGTTCCCGGCGGCGGCCTTGTACTGCTCCGCGCTGTGGATGCGATCACACAAGAAGAAGCAAAATGCGATGGGGATGAACGGATCGGCCTGCGAGTATTGAATCACGCATTGGAAGCGCCCACCAGGCAGATTGCGATAAATTCTTCCGTGGATGAAGGTGTTGTGGTGGAGCGTATGCGCACCGGTACTGGAAACTACGGTTTTGACGCTGCTACCGGAACTTATGTGGACTTGATGGAAGCTGGGATCATCGACCCCACGAAGGTAGTGCGGATCGCGCTTGAGAATGCGGTGTCAGTCGCTAGCATTCTCCTCCTGACCGAAGCCACAATCACCGACATCCCGGAGGATGGGACCAAGAATAGCCCTGGGCAATATGTAGATGTGTAG
- a CDS encoding CBS domain-containing protein, giving the protein MNVKDVMSKGLFCCTPDDPIQKAAELMKTNDVGSIPVVNDCTERKLLGIITDRDICIKAVAAGKSNGTMKVSEVMSRATVTCGPDESLEACEAKMERNQVRRVPVVDGKGTCIGIVAQADIALRDTPEHTHHIVAAISQHRTQSQTAAHA; this is encoded by the coding sequence ATGAATGTCAAAGATGTGATGAGTAAGGGACTTTTTTGCTGTACACCGGACGATCCAATCCAGAAGGCGGCGGAGCTAATGAAAACCAACGATGTCGGATCTATTCCTGTCGTGAATGATTGCACGGAGCGGAAACTGCTTGGAATCATCACAGATCGGGATATCTGCATCAAGGCGGTTGCCGCGGGGAAATCGAATGGCACTATGAAAGTCTCAGAGGTAATGAGCAGGGCCACGGTGACATGTGGTCCTGATGAGTCGCTTGAAGCTTGCGAAGCCAAGATGGAGCGAAACCAAGTTCGGCGGGTGCCGGTGGTTGACGGGAAAGGTACTTGTATCGGAATCGTCGCACAAGCCGATATCGCCTTACGTGACACGCCTGAACATACTCACCATATAGTTGCTGCAATTTCTCAGCATCGTACCCAGTCTCAGACCGCAGCCCATGCATAG